A genomic window from Cyprinus carpio isolate SPL01 chromosome B9, ASM1834038v1, whole genome shotgun sequence includes:
- the ramp1 gene encoding receptor activity-modifying protein 1 isoform X2, translated as MLIGPVNLSVLTTACSSHYGNVIEEFCLAKFKLDMEVLDQRQWCSWEDTVESYGELTNCTFLVALKMNCFWPNRMVDEFFIRVHRHYFHDCSMSGRLLHDPPNRILGPFIVVPILVTLLMTALVVWRSKRSEGIV; from the exons TGAATCTGTCTGTGCTGACGACAGCATGCAGCAGTCACTATGGAAATGTCATTGAGGAGTTCTGCCTGGCCAAGTTCAAGCTGGACATGGAGGTTCTCGATCAGCGCCAGTGGTGCAGCTGGGAGGACACAGTTGA GTCCTATGGAGAACTGACCAACTGCACGTTCCTGGTGGCTCTGAAGATGAACTGTTTCTGGCCCAACCGAATGGTGGACGAATTCTTCATCCGAGTGCACAGGCACTACTTCCATGACTGCTCAATGTCTGGACGGCTGCTTCACGATCCACCCAATCGGATCTTGGGGCCTTTTATCGTGGTTCCCATTCTGGTGACGCTACTCATGACTGCTCTAGTGGTGTGGAGGAGTAAACGCAGCGAGGGAATCGTATAA
- the ramp1 gene encoding receptor activity-modifying protein 1 isoform X1: MASVSWRHALFFLLVVNLSVLTTACSSHYGNVIEEFCLAKFKLDMEVLDQRQWCSWEDTVESYGELTNCTFLVALKMNCFWPNRMVDEFFIRVHRHYFHDCSMSGRLLHDPPNRILGPFIVVPILVTLLMTALVVWRSKRSEGIV; the protein is encoded by the exons TGAATCTGTCTGTGCTGACGACAGCATGCAGCAGTCACTATGGAAATGTCATTGAGGAGTTCTGCCTGGCCAAGTTCAAGCTGGACATGGAGGTTCTCGATCAGCGCCAGTGGTGCAGCTGGGAGGACACAGTTGA GTCCTATGGAGAACTGACCAACTGCACGTTCCTGGTGGCTCTGAAGATGAACTGTTTCTGGCCCAACCGAATGGTGGACGAATTCTTCATCCGAGTGCACAGGCACTACTTCCATGACTGCTCAATGTCTGGACGGCTGCTTCACGATCCACCCAATCGGATCTTGGGGCCTTTTATCGTGGTTCCCATTCTGGTGACGCTACTCATGACTGCTCTAGTGGTGTGGAGGAGTAAACGCAGCGAGGGAATCGTATAA